In one Amaranthus tricolor cultivar Red isolate AtriRed21 chromosome 8, ASM2621246v1, whole genome shotgun sequence genomic region, the following are encoded:
- the LOC130820212 gene encoding ferredoxin--NADP reductase, chloroplastic, with protein MAAAVTAAVSFPTTKSSTLSSRTSSIISTDKISYKKVPLYHRNVSAVGKVGAIRAQVTSDVAAPPAKVEKHSKKMEEGVILNKYKPKEPYVGRCLLNTKITGDDAPGETWHMVFSHEGEVPYREGQSIGVIADGVDKNGKPHKLRLYSIASSALGDFGDSKTVSLCVKRLVYTNDAGEVVKGVCSNFLCDLKPGAEVKITGPVGKEMLMPKDPNATIIMLATGTGIAPFRSFLWKMFFEKHDDYKFNGLAWLFLGVPTSSSLLYKEEFEKMKEKAPENFRLDFAVSREQTNEKGEKMYIQTRMAQYDKELWELLKKDNTYVYMCGLKGMEKGIDEIMVPLAAAEGIDWIEYKRQLKKAEQWNVEVY; from the exons ATGGCTGCTGCAGTCACTGCTGCAGTTTCTTTCCCTACAACCAAGTCTTCAACTCTCTCCTCTAGAACTTCTTCTATCATCTCTACTGACAAGATCAGCTACAAAAAG GTTCCTTTGTACCACAGAAATGTATCTGCTGTTGGTAAAGTGGGGGCCATTAGAGCCCAAGTTACCTCAGATGTGGCAGCTCCTCCTGCAAAAGTTGAGAAGCATTCTAAGAAAATGGAGGAAGGAGTTATTTTAAACAAGTATAAGCCTAAAGAACCTTACGTTGGAAGGTGTCTCCTTAACACTAAAATTACAGGGGATGATGCTCCTGGGGAGACTTGGCACATGGTTTTTTCCCATGaag GAGAGGTTCCTTACAGAGAGGGGCAGTCTATTGGAGTCATTGCCGATGGTGTTGACAAGAATGGAAAGCCTCATAAGTTGAGATTGTACTCAATTGCCAGCAGTGCCCTTGGTGATTTCGGTGATTCTAAAACT GTTTCATTGTGTGTAAAACGACTTGTCTACACCAATGATGCCGGAGAAGTAGTCAAGGGAGTCTGCTCGAACTTCTTGT GTGACTTGAAACCTGGTGCTGAAGTGAAGATAACAGGGCCAGTTGGAAAGGAGATGCTGATGCCTAAAGACCCTAATGCAACTATTATCATG CTTGCAACTGGAACTGGAATTGCTCCTTTTCGTTCATTCTTGTGGAAGATGTTCTTCGAAAAGCATGATGATTACAAG TTTAATGGCTTGGCTTGGCTGTTTTTGGGTGTACCCACAAGCAGTTCTCTGCTCTACAAAGAG GAATTtgaaaagatgaaagagaagGCTCCAGAAAACTTCAGGCTAGATTTTGCTGTGAGCCGTGAGCAGACTAACGAGAAAGGAGAGAAGATGTACATTCAAACTCGTATGGCACAATACGACAAGGAGCTATGGGAATTGCTGAAGAAAGATAACACTTACGTCTACATGTGTGGACTCAAGGGAATGGAGAAAGGAATTGATGAAATCATGGTTCCATTGGCTGCTGCTGAGG GGATCGATTGGATTGAATACAAGAGGCAATTGAAGAAGGCAGAGCAGTGGAACGTTGAAGTCTACTGA
- the LOC130820214 gene encoding unknown protein 1-like, with translation MGSMDDQVIHEKSQGTIGVYLQSFEPCIQANGDTTFHSEDTGSPAAVTGDEGTIKGSILCPITPTFSRENGDIMHVANTPITPTLGGFESAKKVDVVPSVLEDSPSTPVEGVFDPFAPGPNELQLAPIRTKLIIKPQRIIARRLNFDDIDDFSSFSRDEKGADALSEKALLDSIYETLLEAITSKLSEEFFAENGAVEMEEVHTPTSPVPLTGVAETCPGAPMKAAAGKSRIIDQGLCRKLEF, from the coding sequence ATGGGAAGTATGGATGATCAGGTGATCCATGAGAAATCACAGGGCACAATTGGTGTTTATTTGCAGTCATTCGAACCTTGTATTCAGGCAAATGGAGATACGACCTTTCACTCAGAAGATACTGGCTCACCCGCAGCAGTAACTGGTGATGAAGGCACTATTAAGGGATCCATTCTGTGCCCTATTACACCCACTTTTAGTCGAGAAAATGGGGATATCATGCATGTGGCTAACACCCCTATTACACCCACTTTGGGTGGCTTCGAGTCCGCAAAAAAAGTGGATGTTGTACCTTCGGTTCTTGAAGATAGCCCTAGCACACCCGTTGAGGGTGTTTTTGATCCATTTGCCCCTGGTCCTAATGAGCTTCAACTTGCCCCAATTCGTACAAAGCTTATAATAAAGCCTCAAAGAATCATTGCCAGACGGCtcaattttgatgatattgacgATTTCTCTTCATTTAGCAGAGATGAAAAAGGTGCAGATGCCCTGTCTGAGAAGGCGTTGCTGGACTCCATCTATGAAACTCTTTTGGAAGCCATTACATCGAAACTTTCAGAGGAGTTTTTTGCAGAAAACGGAGCTGTAGAAATGGAAGAAGTTCATACACCAACTTCACCAGTCCCTTTGACGGGAGTTGCTGAGACATGCCCAGGAGCTCCCATGAAGGCTGCAGCTGGCAAGTCGAGGATAATTGACCAAGGATTATGCAGGAAGCTTGAATTTTGA